Proteins encoded together in one Lutra lutra chromosome 4, mLutLut1.2, whole genome shotgun sequence window:
- the TMIGD3 gene encoding transmembrane and immunoglobulin domain containing 3: protein MVFFILLFLTVFSDAMVMDEKVKESFVLDTTSATCSYNAHYKDHPKFWCRGYFRDYCTIIAFTPNSTDRVALRDTGSQLIITVSCLTKEDAGWYWCGIQRAFARDDMDSTELVVTDSSGGLASDLWSGKGLSGNKTRSCKASRVVRKTDRSRMSILIICILITGLGAIFIISHLSKRRRSQRSRRGKILARSQKTSQASFVIPTPLTSH, encoded by the exons ATGGTGTTCTTCATTCTGCTCTTCTTGACTGTCTTTTCAG ATGCTATGGTCATGGACGAAAAGGTCAAGGAGAGCTTTGTGCTGGACACAACTTCTGCCACCTGCAGCTACAACGCCCACTATAAGGACCACCCCAAATTTTGGTGCCGAGGCTACTTCCGGGACTACTGCACCATCATCGCCTTCACGCCCAACAGTACGGACCGTGTGGCCCTGAGGGACACGGGAAGCCAGCTCATCATCACTGTGTCCTGCCTGACCAAGGAGGACGCAGGCTGGTACTGGTGCGGCATCCAGAGGGCCTTTGCCAGGGACGACATGGATTCTACCGAGCTGGTGGTGACTGATAGCTCGGGAGGCCTGGCCAGTGATCTCTGGTCTGGGAAAG GCCTGTCAGGCAACAAGACCAGAAGCTGCAAGGCATCCAGAGTGGTCCGCAAGACTGATCGCTCCAG gatgtccattctcatcaTCTGCATACTGATCACAGGCTTGGGGGCCATCTTTATAATCAGTCATTTGTCCAAAAGAAGGAGAAGCCAAAGGAGTAGAAGGG GTAAAATCCTCGCTAGAAGCCAGAAAACCAGTCAAGCTTCTTTTGTGATCCCCACACCTCTG ACAAGTCACTGA
- the C4H1orf162 gene encoding transmembrane protein C1orf162 homolog isoform X4 yields the protein MGGWSSKPEPKNDKPSFSTTAPTIASRPCSQEPTKVWFLTRSAPGREIPQEIHESPQLINKRIQYLVLAFFVGVLLTLLLLVLVFLIVKTYRKCHSSPWARDPPSDGHSSRDPPAKLSSPEEALTYASVAFKTLEEKSEHLTEKRSAPLDTVVYAPVKGTDSPYLSSEA from the exons ACAAACCAAGTTTCAGCACAACAGCTCCGACAATTGCCTCCAGACCCTGCTCCCAGGAGCCCACCAA agtgtGGTTCTTAACCCGGAGTGCCCCAGGGAGGGAGATCCCTCAGGAGATCCATGAATCCCCTCAGCTCATCAACAAACG CATACAGTATTTGGTCTTGGCCTTTTTTGTGGGGGTCCTGCTAacgctgctgctgctggtgcttGTCTTCCTCATCGTGAAGACCTACAGAAAAT GCCACTCCAGTCCCTGGGCCCGGGATCCTCCCTCGGATGGTCACTCCAGCCGTGATCCTCCAGCCAAG ctTTCATCTCCGGAGGAAGCACTTACCTATGCTAGCGTAGCTTTCAAAACCTTGGAAGAAAAGAGTGAACACCTGACTGAGAAACGTTCTGCACCCTTGGACACGGTTGTCTATGCTCCAGTCAAAGGGACAGACTCCCCCTACCTTTCCAGTGAGGCTTGA